A single Macaca fascicularis isolate 582-1 chromosome 13, T2T-MFA8v1.1 DNA region contains:
- the LOC102123033 gene encoding E3 SUMO-protein ligase RanBP2 isoform X2: MRRSKADVERYIASVQGSAPSPRESMKGFYFAKLYYEAKEYDLAKKYICTYINVQERDPKAHRFLGLLYELEENTDKAVECYRRSVELNPTQKDLVLKIAELLCKNDVTDGRAKYWVERAAKLFPGSPAIYKLKEQLLDCEGEDGWNKLFDLIQSELYVRPDDVHVNIRLVELYRSNKRLKDAVAHCHEAERNIALRSSLEWNSCVVQTLKEYLESLECLESDKSDWRATNTDLLLAYANLTLLTLSTRDVQESRELLESFDSALQSVKSSLGGNDELSATFLEMKGHFYMHAGSLLLKMGQHSDVQWRALSELAALCYLIAFQVPRPKIKLIKGETGQNLLEMMACDRLSQSGHMLLNLSRGKQDFLKDIVESFANKSGQSALYDALFSSQSPKDTSFLGSDSIGNIDVQEPELEDLARYDVGAIRAHNGSLQHLTWLGLQWNSLPALPAIRKWLKQLFHHLPQETSRLETNAPESICILDLEVFLLGVVYTSHLQLKEKCNSYHSSYQPLCLPLPVCKQLCTERQKSWWDAVCTLIHRKAVPGNSAKLRLLVQHEINTLRAQEKHGLQPALLIHWAKCLQKTGSGLNSFYDQREYIGRSVHYWKKVLPLLKIIKKKNSIPEPIDPLFKHFHSVDIQASEIGAYEEDAHITFAILDAVNGNIEDAMTAFESIKSVVSYWNLALIFHRKAEDIENDALSPEEQEECKNYLRKTRDYLIKILDDSDSNLSVVKKLPVPLESVKEMLNSVMQELEDYSEGGPLYKNGSSRNADSEIKHSTPSPTKYSLSPSKSYKYSPKTPPRWAEDQNSLLKMICQQVEAIKKEMQELKLNSSNSASPHRWPTESYGPDSVPDGYQGSQTFHGAPLTVATTGPSVYYSQSPAYNSQYLLRPAANVTPTKGPVYGMNRLPPQQHIYAYPQQMHTPPVQSSSACMFSQEMYGPPALRFESPATGILSPRGDDYFNYNVQQTSTNPPLPEPGYFTKPPIAAHASRSAESKTIEFGKTNFVQPMPGEGIRPSLPTPAHTTQPPPFKFNSNFKSNDGDFTFSSPQVVTQPPPAAYSNSESLLGLLTSDKPLQGDGYSGPKPVPGGQTIGPRNTFNFGSKNVSGISFTENMGSAQQKNSGFRRSDDMFTFRGPGKSVFGTPTLETANKNHETDGGSAHGDDDDDGPHFEPVVPLPDKIEVKTGEEDEEEFFCNRAKLFRFDVESKEWKERGIGNVKILRHKTSGKIRLLMRREQVLKICANHYISPDMKLTPNAGSDRSFVWHALDYADELPKPEQLAIRFKTPEEAALFKCKFEEAQSILKAPGTNVATASNQAIRIVKEPTSHDNKDICKSDAGNMNFEFQVGKKEGSWWHCNSCSLKNAATAKKCVSCQNLNPSNKELVGPPLSETVFTPKTGPENIQDRFALMTPKKEGHWDCSICLVRNEPTVSRCIACQNTKSANKSGSSFVHQASFTFGQGDLPKPVNSDFRSVFSTKEGQWECSVCLVQNEGSSTKCAACLNPRKQSLPATAIPTPASFKFGTSETSKTPKSGFEDMFAKKEGQWDCSSCLVRNEANATRCVACQNPDKPSPSTSVSAPASFKFGTSETSKAPKSGFEGMFTKKEGQWDCSVCLVRNEASATKCIACQNPGKQNQTASAISTPASSETSKAPKSGFEGMFTKKEGQWDCSVCLLRNEASATKCIACQNPGKQNQTTTAISTPASSETSKAPKSGFEGMFTKKEGQWDCSMCLVRNEASTTKCIACQYPSKQNQTTAISTPTSSEVSKAPKSGFEGMFIKKGQWDCSVCCVQNESSSLTCVACDASKPTHKPIAEAPSAFTLGSEMKLHDSSGSQVGTGFKSNFSEKAFKFGNTEQGFKFGHVDQENSPSFMFQGSSNTEFKSTKEGFSIPVSADGFKFGISEPGNQEKKSEKPLENDSGFQAQDISSQKNGSGVIFGQTSSTFTFADLAKSTSGEGFQFGKKDPNFKGFSGAGEKLFSSQCGKMADKANTSGDFEKDDDAYKTEDSDDIHFEPVVQMPEKVELVTGEEDEKVLYSQRVKLFRFDAEISQWKERGLGNLKILKNEVNGKLRMLMRREQVLKVCANHWITTTMNLKPLSGSDRAWMWLASDFSDGDAKLEQLAAKFKTPELAEEFKQKFEECQRLLLDIPLQTPHKLVDTGRAAKLIQRAEEMKSGLKDFKTFLTNDQTKVTEEENKNSGTGSASASDTTIKPNPENTGPTLEWDNYDLREDALDDSVSSSSVHASPLASSPVRKNLFRFGESTTGFNFSFKSALSPSKSPAKLNQSGTSVGTDEESDVTQEEERDGQYFEPVVPLPDLVEVSSGEENEQVVFSHRAKLYRYDKDVGQWKERGIGDIKILQNYDNKQVRIVMRRDQVLKLCANHRITPDMTLQNMKGTERVWVWTACDFADGERRVEHLAVRFKLQDVADSFKKIFDEAKTAQEKDSLITPHVSRSGTPRESPCGKIAVAVLEETTRERTDVIQGDDVADATSEVEVSSTSETTTKAVVSPPKFVFGSESVKSIFSSEKSKPFAFGNSSATGSLFGFSFNAPLKSNNSETSSVAQSGSESKVEPNKCELSKNSDTEQSSDSKVKNLFASFPTEESSINYTFKTPEKGFNFSLFKSNPMAFWTSTPSSQPENKAKEKKKPEDSPSDDDVLIVYELTPTAEQKALATKLKLPPTFFCYKNRPDYVSEEEEDDEDFETAVKKLNGKLYLDGSEKCRPLEENTADNEKECIIVWEKKPTVEEKAKADTLKLPPTFFCGVCSDTDEDNGNGEDFQSELQKVQEAQKSQTEEITSTTDSVYPVGTEVMVPSFCKSEEADSTTKSISSPSVSCETVDKPVDLSTRKELDTDSTSQGESKIVSFGFGSSTGLSFADLASSNSGDFAFGSKDKNFQWANTGAAVFGTQSVGTQSIGKVGEDEDGSDEEVVHNEDIHFEPIVSLPEVEVKSGEEDEEILFKERAKLYRWDRDVSQWKERGVGDIKILWHTMKNYYRILMRRDQVFKVCANHVITKTMELKPLNVSNNALVWTASDYADGEAKVEQLAVRFKTKEVADCFKKTFEECQQNLLQLQKGHAAELSKETNPVVFFDVCADGEPLGRITMELFSNIVPRTAENFRALCTGEKGFGFKNSIFHRVIPDFVCQGGDITKNDGTGGQSIYGDKFEDENFDVKHTGPGLLSMANRGQNTNNSQFFITLKKAEHLDFKHVVFGFVKDGMDTVKKIESFGSPKGSVCRRVTITECGQI; this comes from the exons gtTCCAAGACCaaagattaaattaataaaaggaGAAACTGGACAAAATCTGCTGGAAATGATGGCCTGTGACCGTCTGAGCCAATCAG ggcaCATGTTGCTAAACTTAAGTCGTGGAaagcaagattttttaaaagatattgtcGAGTCTTTTGCCAACAAAAGCGGGCAGTCTGCATTATATGATGCTCTGTTTTCTAGTCAGTCACCTAAGGATACATCTTTTCTTGGTAGCGATAGTATTGGAAACATTGATGTACAAGAACCAGAGCTTGAAGATTTGGCTAGATACGATGTTG gcGCTATTCGGGCACATAATGGTAGTCTTCAGCACCTTACTTGGCTTGGCTTACAGTGGAATTCATTGCCTGCCTTACCTGCAATCCGAAAATGGCTAAAACAGCTTTTCCATCATTTGCCCCAGGAAACCTCAAGGCTTGAAACAAATGCACCTGAATCAATATGTATTTTAGATCTTGAA GTATTTCTACTTGGAGTAGTATATACCAGCCACTTACAATTAAAGGAGAAATGTAATTCTTACCACAGCTCCTATCAGCCATTATGCCTGCCCCTTCCTGTGTGTAAACAACTTTGTACAGAACGACAAAAGTCTTGGTGGGATGCGGTTTGTACTCTGATTCACAGAAAAGCAGT aCCTGGAAACTCAGCAAAATTGCGACTTCTAGTTCAGCATGAAATAAACACTCTAAGAGCCCAGGAAAAACATGGCCTTCAACCTGCTCTGCTTATACATTGGGCAAAATGCCTTCAGAAAACG gGCAGCGGTCTTAATTCTTTTTATGATCAACGAGAATACATAGGGAGAAGTGTTCATTATTGGAAGAAAGTTTTGCCATTGTTgaagataataaaaaagaagaacagTATTCCTGAACCTATTGATCCTCTGTTTAAACATTTTCATAGTGTAGACATTCAG GCATCAGAAATTGGTGCATATGAAGAAGACGCACACATAACTTTTGCTATATTGGATGCAGTAAATGGAAATATAGAAGATGCTATGACTGCTTTTGAATCTATAAAAAGTGTTGTTTCTTATTGGAATCTTGCACTG ATTTTTCACAGGAAGGCAGAAGACATTGAAAATGATGCCCTTTCTCCTGAAGAACAAGaagaatgcaaaaattacctgagAAAGACCAGGGACTACCTAATAAAGATTTTAGATGACAGTGATTCAAATCTTTCAGTGGTCAAGAAA ttgccTGTGCCCCTGGAGTCTGTAAAAGAGATGCTTAATTCAGTCATGCAGGAACTCGAAGACTATAGTGAAGGAGGTCCTCTTTATAAAAACGGTTCTTCGCGAAATGCAGattcagaaataaaacattcTACACCGTCTCCTACCAAATATTCACTATCACCAAGTAAAAGTTACAAG tattctCCCAAAACACCACCTCGATGGGCAGAAGATCAGAATTCTTTACTGAAAATGATTTGCCAACAAGTAGAGGCCATTAAg aAAGAAATGCAGGAGTTGAAACTAAATAGCAGTAACTCAGCATCCCCTCATCGTTGGCCCACAGAGAGTTATGGACCAGACTCAGTGCCTGATGGGTATCAGGGGTCACAGACATTTCATGGGGCTCCACTAACAG ttgcaaCTACTGGCCCTTCAGTATATTATAGTCAGTCACCAGCATATAATTCccagtatcttctcagaccagcAGCTAATGTTACTCCCACAAAG GGCCCAGTCTATGGCATGAATAGGCTTCCACCCCAACAGCATATTTATGCCTATCCGCAACAGATGCACACACCACCAGTGCAAAGCTCATCTGCTTGTATGTTCTCTCAGGAGATGTATGGTCCTCCTGCATTGCGTTTTGAGTCTCCTGCAACAGGAATTCTATCGCCCAGGGGTGATGATTACTTTAATTACAATGTTCAGCAGACAAGCACAAATCCACCTTTGCCAGAACCAGGATATTTCACAAAACCTCCAATTGCAGCTCATGCTTCAAGATCTGCAGAATCTAAGACTATAGAATTTGGGAAAACTAATTTTGTTCAGCCCATGCCAGGTGAAGGAATAAGGCCATCTTtgccaacaccagcacacacaaCACAGCCACCTCCTTTTAAATTTAACTCAAATTTCAAATCAAATGATGGTGACTTCACATTTTCCTCACCACAGGTTGTGACACAGCCCCCTCCTGCAGCTTACAGTAACAGTGAAAGCCTTTTAGGTCTCCTGACTTCAGATAAACCCTTGCAAGGAGATGGCTATAGTGGACCCAAACCAGTTCCTGGTGGTCAGACCATTGGGCCTCGAAATACATTCAATTTTGGAAGCAAAAATGTGTCTGGAATTTCGTTTACAGAAAACATGGGGTCAGCTCAGCAAAAGAATTCTGGTTTTCGGCGAAGTGATGATATGTTTACTTTCCGTGGTCCAGGGAAATCAGTATTTGGAACACCCACTTTAGAGACAGCAAACAAGAACCATGAGACAGATGGAGGAAGTGCCCatggggatgatgatgatgatggtccTCACTTTGAGCCTGTAGTACCTCTTCCTGATAAGATTGAAGTAAAAACTggtgaggaagatgaagaagaattCTTTTGCAACCGTGCGAAATTGTTCCGTTTTGATGTAGAATCCAAAGAATGGAAGGAACGTGGGATTGGCAATGTAAAAATACTGAGGCATAAAACATCTGGTAAAATTCGCCTTCTAATGAGACGAGAGCAAGTGTTGAAAATCTGTGCAAATCATTATATCAGTCCAGATATGAAATTGACACCAAATGCTGGATCAGACAGATCTTTTGTCTGGCATGCCCTTGATTATGCAGATGAGTTGCCAAAACCAGAACAACTTGCTATTAGGTTCAAAACTCCTGAGGAAGCAGCACTTTTTAAGTGCAAGTTTGAAGAAGCCCAGAGCATTTTAAAAGCCCCAGGAACAAATGTAGCCACAGCATCAAATCAGGCTATCAGAATTGTAAAAGAACCCACAAGTCATGATAACAAGGATATTTGCAAATCTGATGCTGGAAACatgaattttgaatttcaagttggaaagaaagaagggtcTTGGTGGCATTGTAACAGCTGCTCATTAAAGAATGCTGCAACTGCTAAGAAATGTGTATCATGCCAAAATCTAAACCCAAGCAATAAAGAACTCGTTGGCCCACCATTATCTGAAACTGTTTTTACTCCTAAAACTGGCCCAGAGAATATTCAAGATCGATTTGCATTGATGACTCCAAAGAAAGAAGGTCACTGGGATTGTAGTATTTGTTTAGTAAGAAATGAACCTACTGTATCTAGGTGCATTGCGTGTCAGAACACAAAATCTGCTAACAAAAGTGGATCTTCATTTGTTCATCAGGCTTCATTTACATTTGGCCAGGGAGATCTTCCTAAACCTGTTAACAGTGACTTCAGATCTGTTTTTTCTACAAAGGAAGGACAGTGGGAGTGCAGTGTATGTTTGGTACAAAATGAGGGGAGCTCTACAAAATGTGCTGCTTGTCTGAATCCGAGAAAACAGAGTCTACCTGCTACTGCTATTCCAACACCTGCCTCTTTTAAGTTTGGTACTTCAGAGACAAGTAAAACTCCAAAAAGTGGATTTGAGGACATGTTTGCTAAGAAGGAAGGACAGTGGGATTGCAGTTCATGCTTAGTGCGAAATGAAGCAAATGCTACAAGATGTGTTGCTTGTCAGAATCCAGATAAACCAAGTCCATCTACTTCTGTTTCAGCTCCTGCCTCTTTTAAGTTTGGTACTTCAGAGACAAGCAAGGCTCCAAAGAGCGGATTTGAGGGAATGTTCACTAAGAAGGAAGGACAATGGGATTGTAGTGTGTGCTTAGTAAGAAATGAAGCCAGTGCCACCAAATGTATTGCGTGTCAGAATCCAGGTAAACAAAATCAAACTGCTTCTGCAATTTCAACACCTGCCTCTTCAGAGACAAGCAAGGCTCCAAAGAGCGGATTTGAGGGAATGTTCACTAAGAAGGAAGGACAATGGGATTGCAGTGTGTGCTTACTAAGAAATGAAGCCAGTGCTACCAAATGTATTGCTTGTCAGAATCCAGGTAAACAAAATCAGACTACTACTGCAATTTCAACACCTGCCTCTTCAGAGACAAGCAAGGCTCCAAAGAGTGGATTTGAGGGAATGTTCACTAAGAAGGAAGGACAGTGGGATTGCAGTATGTGCTTAGTAAGAAATGAAGCCAGTACTACCAAATGTATTGCTTGTCAGTATCCAagtaaacaaaatcaaacaactGCAATTTCAACACCTACCTCTTCGGAGGTAAGCAAGGCTCCAAAGAGTGGATTTGAAGGAATGTTCATCAAGAAAGGACAGTGGGATTGTAGTGTTTGCTGTGTACAAAATGAGAGTTCTTCCTTAACATGTGTGGCTTGTGATGCCTCTAAACCAACTCATAAACCTATTGCAGAAGCTCCTTCAGCTTTCACATTGGGCTCAGAAATGAAGTTGCATGACTCTTCTGGAAGTCAGGTGGGAACAGgatttaaaagtaatttctcagaaaaagcTTTTAAGTTTGGCAATACAGAGCAAGGATTCAAATTTGGGCATGTGGATCAAGAAAATTCACCTTCATTTATGTTTCAGGGTTCTTCTAATACAGAATTTAAGTCAACCAAAGAAGGATTTTCCATCCCTGTGTCTGCTGATGGATTTAAATTTGGCATTTCGGAACCAGggaatcaagaaaagaaaagtgaaaagccTCTTGAAAATGATTCTGGCTTCCAGGCTCAGGATATTAGTAGCCAGAAGAATGGTAGTGGTGTGATTTTTGGTCAAACAAGTAGCACTTTTACATTTGCAGATCTTGCAAAATCAACCTCAGGAGAAGGATTTCAGTTTGGCAAAAAAGACCCCAATTTCAAGGGATTTTCAGGTGCTGGAGAAAAATTATTCTCATCACAATGTGGTAAAATGGCCGATAAAGCAAACACTTCTGGTGACTTTGAGAAAGATGATGATGCCTATAAGACTGAGGACAGTGATGACATCCATTTTGAACCAGTAGTTCAAATGCCTGAAAAAGTAGAACTTGTAACAGGagaagaagatgaaaaagttttgtaTTCACAGCGGGTAAAACTATTTAGGTTTGATGCTGAGATAAGTCAGTGGAAAGAAAGGGGCTTGGGGAacttaaaaattctcaaaaatgaGGTCAATGGCAAACTAAGAATGCTGATGCGAAGAGAACAAGTACTAAAAGTGTGTGCTAATCATTGGATAACGACTACGATGAATCTGAAGCCTCTCTCTGGATCAGACAGAGCATGGATGTGGTTAGCCagtgatttctctgatggtgatGCCAAACTAGAGCAGTTGGCAGCAAAATTTAAAACACCAGAGCTGGCTGAAGAATTCAAGCAGAAGTTTGAGGAATGCCAGCGGCTTCTGTTAGACATACCACTTCAAACTCCCCATAAACTTGTAGATACTGGCAGAGCTGCCAAGTTAATACAGAGAGCTGAAGAAATGAAGAGTGGACTGAAAGATTTCAAGACATTTTTGACAAATGATCAAACAAAAGTCACTGAAGAAGAGAATAAGAATTCAGGTACAGGTTCTGCCAGTGCCTCAGACACAACAATAAAACCCAATCCCGAAAACACTGGGCCCACATTAGAATGGGATAACTATGATTTAAGGGAAGATGCTTTGGATGATAGTGTTAGTAGTAGCTCAGTACATGCTTCTCCATTGGCAAGTAGCCCTGTGAGAAAAAATCTTTTCCGCTTTGGTGAGTCAACAACAGGATTTAACTTCAGTTTTAAATCTGCTTTGAGTCCATCTAAGTCTCCTGCCAAGTTGAATCAGAGTGGGACATCAGTTGGCACTGATGAAGAATCTGATGTTActcaagaagaagagagagatggaCAGTACTTTGAACCTGTTGTTCCTTTACCTGATCTAGTTGAAGTATCCAGTGGTGAGGAAAATGAACAAGTTGTTTTTAGTCACAGGGCAAAACTCTACAGATACGATAAAGATGTTGGTCAGTGGAAAGAAAGGGGCATTGGTGATATAAAGATTTTACAGAATTATGATAATAAGCAAGTTCGTATAGTGATGAGAAGAGACCAAGTATTAAAACTTTGTGCCAATCACAGAATAACTCCAGACATGACTTTGCAAAATATGAAAGGGACAGAAAGAGTATGGGTGTGGACTGCATGTgattttgcagatggagaaagaAGAGTAGAGCATTTAGCTGTTCGTTTTAAACTACAGGATGTTGCAGActcatttaagaaaatttttgatGAAGCAAAAACAGCCCAGGAAAAAGATTCTTTGATAACACCTCATGTTTCTCGGTCAGGCACTCCCAGAGAGTCACCATGTGGCAAAATTGCTGTAGCTGTATTAGAAGAGACCACAAGAGAGAGGACAGATGTTATTCAGGGTGATGATGTAGCAGATGCAACTTCAGAAGTTGAAGTGTCTAGCACatctgaaacaacaacaaaagcagtggTTTCTCCTCCAAAGTTTGTATTTGGTTCAGAGTCTGTTAAAAGCATTTTTAGTAGTGAAAAATCAAAACCATTTGCATTTGGCAACAGTTCAGCCACTGGGTCTTTGTTTGGATTTAGTTTTAATGCACCTTTGAAAAGTAACAATAGCGAAACTAGTTCAGTAGCCCAGAGTGGATCTGAAAGCAAAGTGGAACCTAACAAATGTGAACTGTCAAAGAACTCTGATACCGAACAGTCTTCAGATAGCAAAGTCAAAAATCTCTTTGCTTCCTTTCCAACGGAAGAATCTTCAATCAATTACACATTTAAAACACCAGAAAAGG GATTTAATTTTAGCCTTTTTAAATCTAATCCCATGGCCTTTTGGACTAGCACCCCTTCCTCACAGCCTGAGAACAAAG caaaagagaagaaaaaacctGAGGATTCTCCCTCAGATGATGATGTTCTCATTGTATATGAACTAACTCCAACTGCTGAGCAGAAAGCCCTTGCAACCAAACTGAAACTTCCTCCAACTTTCTTCTGCTACAAGAATAGACCAGATTATGTTAGTGAAGAAGAGGAGGATG ATGAAGATTTCGAAACAGCTGTCAAGAAACTTAATGGAAAACTGTATCTGGATGGCTCAGAAAAATGTAGACCCTTGGAAGAAAATACAGCAG ataatgagaaagaatgCATTATTGTTTGGGAAAAGAAACCAACAGTTGAAGAGAAGGCAAAAGCAGATACGTTAAAACTTCCACCTAcatttttttgtggagtctgtaGTGATACTGATGAAGACAATGGAAATGGGGAAGACTTTCAATCAGAGCTTCAAAAAGTTCAGGAAGCTCAA AAATCTCAGACAGAAGAAATAACTAGCACAACTGACAGTGTATATCCAGTTGGGACTGAAGTGATGGTACCTTCTTTCTGTAAATCTGAAGAAGCTGATTCTACTACCAAATCCATTAGTTCACCATCTGTTTCCTGTGAAACTGTGGACAAACCTGTAGATTTGTCAACTAGAAAGGAACTTGATACAGATTCTACAAGCCAAG GGGAAAGCAAAATAGTTTCATTTGGATTTGGAAGTAGCACAGGGCTCTCATTTGCAGACTTGGCTTCCAGTAATTCTGGAGATTTTGCTTTTGGTTCTAAAG ATAAAAATTTCCAATGGGCAAATACTGGAGCGGCTGTGTTTGGAACACAGTCAGTTGGAACCCAGTCAATTGGTAAAGTTGGTGAAGATGAAGATGGTAGTGATGAAGAAGTAGTTCATAATGAAGATATCCATTTTGAACCAATAGTGTCACTACCAGAG GTAGAAGTAAAATCTggagaagaagatgaagaaatttTGTTTAAAGAGAGAGCCAAACTTTATAGATGGGATCGGGATGTCAGTCAGTGGAAGGAACGTGGTGTTGGAGATATAAAGATTCTTTGGCATACAATGAAGAACTATTACCGGATCCTTATGAGAAGAGACCAGGTTTTTAAAGTGTGTGCAAACCACGTTATTACTAAAACAATGGAATTAAAGCCCTTAAATGTTTCAAATAATGCTTTAGTTTGGACTGCCTCAGATTATGCTG ATGGAGAAGCAAAAGTAGAACAGCTTGCAGTGAGATTTAAAACTAAAGAAGTAGCTGATTGTTTcaagaaaacatttgaagaatGTCAGCAGAATTTATTGCAACTCCAGAAAGGACATGCAGCAGAATTATCAAAGGAGACCAATCCTGTGGTGTTTTTTGATGTTTGTGCGGACGGTGAACCTCTAGGGCGGATAACTATGGAGTTATTTTCGAACATTGTTCCTCGGACTGCTGAGAACTTCAGAGCACTATGCACTGGAGAGAAAGGCTTTGGTTTCAAGAATTCCATTTTTCACAGAGTAATTCCGGATTTTGTTTGCCAA ggaggAGATATCACCAAAAATGATGGAACAGGCGGACAGTCCATTTATGGAGATAAATTTGAAGATGAAAATTTTGATGTGAAACATACTGGTCCTGGTTTACTATCCATGGCCAATCGAGGCCAGAATACCAATAATTCTCAATTTTTTATAACACTGAAAAAAGCAGAACATTTGGACTTTAAGCATGTAGTATTTGGGTTTGTTAAGGATGGCATGGATACTGTGAAAAAGATTGAATCATTTGGTTCTCCCAAAGGGTCTGTTTGTCGAAGAGTAACTATCACAGAATGTGGACAGATATAA